The following proteins are encoded in a genomic region of Gossypium hirsutum isolate 1008001.06 chromosome D05, Gossypium_hirsutum_v2.1, whole genome shotgun sequence:
- the LOC107907537 gene encoding uncharacterized protein isoform X2, with product MKRIWLSMKFSYIYEASPSTNLAFFMQSLYAHTISHMVNVDSLTCRLGGLYCLYCLYETQPFKPPFKIYLSLREMEKLKTLVAEAKEMGIKVVPALVKRMMETNMFLFGFVDLNEGSVSETINSLTKLQDARIQVAYEKLFTDTAIEQYISMDLGREVDLNMLKKMSTEYEVAKRKAIEEAGKVVDVQNIKHISENEEPLSEIVEKIDASWKNQREAFYQRTGLTPQNPAEPQQLQLQLKEGDAENNDADEFYQLLYQHD from the exons ATGAAGAGAATATGGTTATCCATGAAATTCTCATACATTTACGAGGCCAGTCCTTCTACAAACCTAGCTTTCTTTATGCAGTCACTCTATGCCCACACTATCA GTCACATGGTCAATGTTGATTCTTTAACTTGCAGACTTGGAGGACTCTATTGCCTCTACTGCCTCTATGAAACTCAACCATTCAAACCGCCTTTCAAGATTTATCTCTCACTCC GAGAGATGGAGAAACTTAAAACCCTCGTTGCTGAGGCAAAAGAAATGGGTATAAAAGTAGTGCCTGCTTTGGTCAAAAGGATGATGGAAACAAATATGTTTCTGTTTGGGTTTGTGGActtaaatgaaggctcggttagTGAGACGATTAACAGTTTGACGAAATTACAGGATGCACGTATACAAGTTGCGTATGAGAA GTTGTTTACCGATACTGCGATCGAGCAATACATCTCAATGGACTTG GGTAGGGAGGTTGACCTCAATATGCTAAAGAAAATGTCCACCGAATATGAAGTGGCGAAGAGAAAAGCCATTGAAG AGGCTGGAAAGGTGGTGGATGTCCAGAACATAAAGCATATATCAGAAAACGAGGAACCTCTAAGCGAAATAGTTGAAAAGATAGATGCGAGCTGGAAAAACCAAAGAGAAGCATTTTATCAGCGGACCGGATTGACCCCCCAAAATCCTGCAGAACCACAGCAGCTGCAGTTAC
- the LOC107907537 gene encoding uncharacterized protein isoform X1 — protein sequence MDLCLFKQDIDDLIHEFVECESSTLNDMKRIWLSMKFSYIYEASPSTNLAFFMQSLYAHTISHMVNVDSLTCRLGGLYCLYCLYETQPFKPPFKIYLSLREMEKLKTLVAEAKEMGIKVVPALVKRMMETNMFLFGFVDLNEGSVSETINSLTKLQDARIQVAYEKLFTDTAIEQYISMDLGREVDLNMLKKMSTEYEVAKRKAIEEAGKVVDVQNIKHISENEEPLSEIVEKIDASWKNQREAFYQRTGLTPQNPAEPQQLQLQLKEGDAENNDADEFYQLLYQHD from the exons ATGGATTTGTGTCTGTTCAAGCAAGATATTGACGATCTTATTCATGAGTTTGTTGag TGTGAATCATCAACTTTGAATGACATGAAGAGAATATGGTTATCCATGAAATTCTCATACATTTACGAGGCCAGTCCTTCTACAAACCTAGCTTTCTTTATGCAGTCACTCTATGCCCACACTATCA GTCACATGGTCAATGTTGATTCTTTAACTTGCAGACTTGGAGGACTCTATTGCCTCTACTGCCTCTATGAAACTCAACCATTCAAACCGCCTTTCAAGATTTATCTCTCACTCC GAGAGATGGAGAAACTTAAAACCCTCGTTGCTGAGGCAAAAGAAATGGGTATAAAAGTAGTGCCTGCTTTGGTCAAAAGGATGATGGAAACAAATATGTTTCTGTTTGGGTTTGTGGActtaaatgaaggctcggttagTGAGACGATTAACAGTTTGACGAAATTACAGGATGCACGTATACAAGTTGCGTATGAGAA GTTGTTTACCGATACTGCGATCGAGCAATACATCTCAATGGACTTG GGTAGGGAGGTTGACCTCAATATGCTAAAGAAAATGTCCACCGAATATGAAGTGGCGAAGAGAAAAGCCATTGAAG AGGCTGGAAAGGTGGTGGATGTCCAGAACATAAAGCATATATCAGAAAACGAGGAACCTCTAAGCGAAATAGTTGAAAAGATAGATGCGAGCTGGAAAAACCAAAGAGAAGCATTTTATCAGCGGACCGGATTGACCCCCCAAAATCCTGCAGAACCACAGCAGCTGCAGTTAC
- the LOC107907536 gene encoding uncharacterized protein — translation MSAIVSGKRSFFEELSAPPPVAKRIRCSSRFASSSSFSPSSPPPLFLTDQLIAIFPEMDKQVLERVLEECGDDLDSAIRRLNELRLGSADRNAAIAADDKTGVELKELQAQGVAANGDVAKEPTAPEAMDGSDWVELFVREMLNASNIDDARARASRALEVLEKSICARAGAKVAQNFHQENKMLKEQLEALIQENTILKRAVAVQHERQKEYENQSQELQHLKQLASQYQEQLRTLEVNNYALTMHLKQTQQSSSIPGRFNPDVF, via the exons ATGTCTGCCATAGTTTCAGGGAAGAGATCTTTCTTTGAGGAATTGAGTGCGCCACCTCCCGTTGCTAAGAGAATCCGTTGTTCTTCTcgttttgcttcttcttcttccttctccCCTTCTTCGCCGCCTCCTTTGTTTTTGACCGATCAATTGATTGCTATTTTCCCTGAAATGGATaaacag GTTCTCGAGAGAGTACTTGAAGAATGCGGAGACGATTTGGATTCAGCTATTAGACGTTTGAATGAACTTCGTTTAGGATCTGCTGATAGAAATGCAGCAATTGCCGCTGACGATAAAACTGGTGTGGAATTAAAAGAACTTCAAGCTCAAG GTGTAGCAGCCAATGGAGATGTGGCTAAGGAACCGACAGCTCCCGAAGCTATGGATGGTTCAGATTGGGTGGAGCTTTTTGTTAGGGAAATGTTAAATGCTTCTAACATTGATGATGCCAGAGCACGTGCTTCGAGAGCACTGGAGGTTTTGGAGAAATCCATTTGTGCACGAGCTGGAGCAAAGGTGGCCCAAAATTTCCACCAG GAAAATAAGATGCTAAAAGAACAACTGGAAGCACTCATTCAGGAAAATACTATTCTGAAACGAGCTGTTGCCGTTCAGCATGAGCGTCAGAAGGAGTACGAAAATCAGAGTCAGGAGTTGCAGCATCTGAAGCAACTAGCATCTCAGTATCAAGAGCAGTTGAGAACCCTTGAG GTAAACAACTATGCATTGACAATGCACTTGAAGCAAACTCAGCAAAGTAGCTCTATCCCGGGCCGTTTCAACCCCGATGTTTTCTAG